In the genome of Ziziphus jujuba cultivar Dongzao chromosome 10, ASM3175591v1, the window tcagtgcaggtaattttttggttagtcctacccttaagggaggtgctgccggattttccgttggaaggttcggtggtattttcctgggatcagggcttgtctaggattccggggaaggaattctggacgggtcctgacagtggATCTCACCAGTATGGCAACTGTTGAAGATCAAATATGTGATGGAACATTCAAGGATTTTAATTAAcgtaatagataaaaaataaaaggctaaTGCAAAACAATAGTTGGAGTAAGTCCAatccattatttattaataaaaaagtcCAGCCCATTtaacagaaatttatttaatatttaaaatgaaaaaatttactACATCTcacatatgataaaatattcaacaaaaatattttttttgtaatttactttgaaaatcatatatatatatatatatatatatattgtatgcacatatttatatacacatcaaaacataaattatttcttcattttacatttatttttttatacatattagaTCAAATcagtatcatattatatatataatacatatattaatttttatgtgaatgaatcaaattccatatatgcaagcacatattagaatttttttttttctgggtaacagacattttctttggaaaaaaaaaagaaacaagataTTTTATTTCCACACAACAACACATGGAAAACCTTGATCACCCTATTTGGGGTTTCATTGTCTCTACATTcataaataagataaatcataacccaaaattctttaacaatttcacctatatataatacatatattaatttttatgtgaatgaatcaaattccatatatgcaagcacatattagattttttttttctgggtaacggacattttctttggaaaaaaaaaaagaaaaaagaaaaaagtagacTAAGGAAACAGAATATTTTATTTCCACACAACAACACATGGAAAACCTTGATCACCCTATTTGGGGTTTCATTGTATCTACATTcataaataagataaatcatAACCCAAAATTCTTTAACAATTTCACCAAGCTTATCAAATATGATCAATAGATTCCAAGTTAATGACTACATTGAAACAATACTGAATTCCAGAACCAACTAAAAGGTTTACACGGTTTCcaataacaaacaaataaaatacaaatcctaatcttattttctctaaaattgaaatagataaataaacttGGTCCAAATTGAAAGGCAGAAAAAACTCAATCTATACATGAACATACAGGAAGAGAATATAGATTTTGGTGGAAAATGGAAAGcccattagagagagagagagaccacgGAGGATTGTTGAGGAGGAAGGAAGAATAaatgaggaaagaaaaaaaaataaaatataatatacactcACCAGATGACCCAAGCGACCTTGAAGCACATCCCagagttatttttcttttcttctcttctgtttttttttttttttttttttttgttgggtgaATCTCAGCTTCAATGGAAGGAGGAATGAAGAATACACAGGAGAAGAAAGATTCAACTTCCCATACAAAAGTTGGTAGATACTTTAAAAGACGTTAACAACTCttaaatttcttcaaattttcaaaagacATACAAACTGAAgagcacaaaataaaataaaacgcaAAAAAAATGGTCCTTTTTTAACcattataaatagtaaaatatgaTCAAATCCTTTTGCTCTTCTCATTTATATTATAGACTAAAGGATATAAGGTTGGCTTTCAAACCTTTTGATATATATGCGGTCTTGATCTTGTCTGTTTGCATTATTAATTCAAAGGTCTCGTGCTCCTTCAATAAGTACATATGCGTAGAGGAGCGAAAGGGGCTGCCGGCAATGAGGACCTAGCGAAGTTTCCGTACAGGGCTGATTGTACTACTGGAAGAAGAATACACTTTCTATTTCTACTAAATACACTTCAAAAACAATGAAGGAAGCCTCCTGTTTCCACTAAGTAACATTATTTCTATTGctcttttcaaaaattacatttgcattcctttaaaaaattattaatttattaaaagagtaatgattctttttaataaaaaaaaagtttattaatttttcattaaagtttTTCACTCAAATATTGCACTTTCCACCTTTAACCACATAAAATTGCATTTCATATCATTACTTTtagttttatcattatttttgatTCTATGTATCCGTCATGTaacaattttgttaaaaaattaacctaaaaaaaaaaaaatggaagttgcaaggtcccccaaaaaaaaaaaaaaaggatgcataatacaaatatatataaataatataaaatgtcaAAATACGTAGAATTTAGGAGTGTATTTATGCGACATTCCTTTATTTAAATTCAGAGCTTGGTcactattatttgtttatttatttaatggtaATTATTTAAGAATAGTTTACATTTTGTAATTCAGAAACTTGGCTCTAAAGTACACATGCAAGGTTTATGTAATTATGTGCAATAGCTCTTTTACCTTTTTCAGTACCAGAGAACACATAATTGAAATTATATGAATAAGAACTTTTTCTCTCAAGTTTGAACTCCAGCTAGCTGGAAACAtataattaaagaagaaaaaaataaaaaaatattctacctAACCTGTCCCGCGGCCACCATACCCACCGTTGGTTTTGGTTCTACAATTATATTCGATTAATTAAAGTATATTGAAAGTAGCAAGCAATCAGGCCCGATTTCACACGCCAcgtcaaatattaaataataaaatatataattattaaattattttttataagtattataatattttaaaattataaatatcttttaaaataaataataaattttaaaaatattttttaataaattttttatttttattttttaatatttattattttacttgtaatttttttattttatataaattatttattttttaaatataataataatagatagaaaaatatattacattccattaaattcatataatatttaaataaaaaatgattttatttttatatatataaaaaattaaattaattttttatattaaaaaatttcaataaaaaatttgataaaatttttttaaaatgttatttttttaaaataaaaaaaatgatatattaaaaaaggtAATTTGAAATTGCCAGCCCAAAATCTGTGATGCAAGCGTTTTCACTCAAAACGTCTTTGATATCACAAGATTTTTTTGTCTCCATTTTGCTATGCCACTTCGTTTTAAAAGCAAACATATGCATAATTCATATTCATGCCCAAACACAAAAGTGTGATTAGGCCAACTCCATTCCACGCACTTCGCATTCCATTCATAAACTCAAGCTTGCCCATTAGGAGGCTCTTAGAATTATAAGCTCATCGGACACACCCAGAAACGGAGAAATtggatataattaaaaatatatatataataataataataataataatatgcaaCTGGCACAATACAATATTTATGCAAATATCGTAACCAAACAACAATACAACACACAAAAAAACATATGTAATGCAATGGAGTCGAAGTTTGAGAGAGACATGAATCTAGCCCTTCATTACTCTATTGCTGTTAcatatttttacaaattataaatatagatatatatttacacaGCTTTTCTctctattggttttttttttttttttttggttactagggaaaaaaaaaaaacacccgtTTAATCCCCCTAGTAATGTTTTATTCCAATTACAAAcgccaacccaaaaaaaaaaaaatgaaaaatattttaattaatttaatcgaATGATTTTCTTGCATCGAACACCAAAAAGTACCGGGAAAAACTATGACGGCGCCGATCATTTCCATACGCGGCCATTGCCATTCCAAAAAGTTCAATCAATCAAActtgttttccatttttttttttttcccctctttgttTCCTTCCGAATCTGTATATTACATATCAACCTTGTATTATTTTTCCTTAGTTTTCGGAATCGGAAACCTGGTGGGTGGAACTGGATCCAGGTTCTTGACCCGTTAACCCACTAAGCAAAGGCTTGAGCTTGTTGTTCCACATAACTTTGTAAGCTTCAGCATCTCCACCTTTTCTCTTGGCCTCCACAACCACTAAATTCTGAGTCAATCGGTACACTTCCACACCAATCACCAAACTCCCATTTTGAGAAACCATCTCCAATCCccattccttcttcttcttcaccctcAGTTTCTCCACCTTACCCAATTCCTCAACTTTCTCTAGGATTCTCTCCAGTTCCTCCGACGTCACGAATCGATTCCTGTCTTCACTCGCCGTATACGAATCGTCGAACAATCCCGACAGATCCAAACCCGACGAGAACGAAATTATATCAAACGCGTTCAGATTGCGGATATCTTTCTGCTCTTGATCATTTTTGTCGTCCATCTTATCTAATTCCCAATCCTCATCGTAGAAATTGATGGGCTCTTTGTACCCACCCTTCTTGAACCATGGGTCCCTCAATATCTCATCGACGGTGATCCTCGTCTCGGGATTCGTGTCGAGAAGCCGAGAGAGAAAACGTCTGAGATCCGGCGACGTCCATTTGGGGCACCGATACTCTCCGATGTAGATCTTCTTGTACATCGCCATGAGATTCGGATCGTTGAACGGTAAGTACCCAGCGTTCAAAACAAAGAGGATGACTCCGCACGACCACACATCCACCTTCGCTCCATCGTAACCTTTCTTCGACAGGATCTCCGGCGCCACGTAAGCCGGCGTACCACACAAAGTATGCAACAACCCATCGGGTCGGATCTGGTTCGTCACGGCGCTGAGTCCGAAATCCGAAACCTTCAAATTCCCTTTCTCGTCGATCAGGAGGTTCTCGGGTTTGAGATCACGGTGGAAAACCCCACGCGCGTGGCAGTATCCGACGGCGGAGATGAGCTGCCGGAAGTATTTCCGGCTCAGATCTTCGGAGAACCGGCCTTTGGCGACCTTAGCGAAGAGCTCGCCGCCTTTGACGAACTCCATGACGAAGTAGATCTTGGTTCTGGAAGCCAAAACCTCGTAGAGCTTGACGATGTTCGGGTGGCGAAGACGGCGCATGATAGAGATCTCGCGCTTGATGTTGGACATCAAAGAGGTGCCGGCGATTTTCTTCTTGTTGATGATCTTGACGGCGACGCTGTGTCCGTTTAGGACATTGCGAGCGTGGTAAACCTTAGCAAATGCTCCGCATCCCAAAAGCTTGCCCAATTCGTATTTTCCGAAGAGGGCGTTGTCGGAATCGAGTTGACGTTCAATCTCTGGCATTTGCGAAAACCCCCAGAGATCGAACACAGGGTTTTGGGTCCGATCAAAATAAAATCCCGGAAGAAAATATACgagaaaaagaattaaaagtttAGCTAGTTGATTTCCAAGCGTTCAAATAAGATTCACACAATGATAATTGCTGATTATCTTAGAACTAAgaagcaaaaaaattgaaattgaaagtgtattttctgttttttggagCGAGAGAAAATACAGTATAATTTAGGCTAATAGTTGTTGgagtattatattttttgcgGTGAGAGAAGTTTCAGGAAAAGTTGAGCTGTTTCTCTGTCCATATAATGGTTAAAGACTTGTCAACGATGACACAGAAGCGCGTGACTTTACGCACACCTACATGTCCTTATCAACGCGCTAGGGAAAACGAAACAACCATGCCggtaaacaatttttttctgcgtttaaaaataaataattattttattttaatggaaatttaatttaatcgctgtgattttaattaaaaatattatttattccgTTTCAGATTTTTaacagtttttttattattttatacatatttttttaaataatttttaatgttaattttaaaaaatttagatgaaatattttttataaataaataaatgaacgaTTTCATTTGCTTCCACGTGTTTTTTAGGTAGGTGAACAATAAAAATTTCTCACGACTGGTAGAAAGCTGCCACGTTGGTGCCGTCCCAAGGTTACTTACAGTGTTCCCGCCTGacaatgtttatgtttttttgtgttTAGAGAAGGCAGATACAGagagattttcttttctttttctttttctttttcttttctcttttgcctttctttttatgataaaaaatattaaagggtTTTTTGGTATGATTATGGTTTAGATTTGAAATGATTGTCAATGCATTTATTGATTTCTGTTTAATTAGCATTTGGAGGGAGTAGGAATTTAATTGAGGTTTATGTGTGAAGAAATTTAAAACCTATATTTCAAAAGCTATACTTCCAGCGAAGACTCGTTAAAAGAGCAAcgttttttcctaaaaaagacAATGAAAAAGGCTAAAGAAGTGCGTTGGTTCAATCATCGAGCAATTGGAAGCCTACATTACCAAATTATTTATCCCAACGACTATATGACAcatttcctcttcttctttttttcaaaaattttgtctTTTACTAAAATTAACAGTGTAATCTTCTCAAGTTtaaacatattaaattattaatcagTTAAAAGTTTTAAGATTAAATATCATTAactgaattttttataaatatttcttttcagTATGAAGGCCACCGTTTGTTTCACATGCATGGTATTCGAATGAATGACCTGAAAAGAGAAACAATTATTCAGTGTGGTAAcgatacgtgtatatatatgtatatatatatttatatatttattatatataagttgGGTAGTGTAAAAACAAGTAGCTATTTGATCTTTGCACGGCATCTCCTGTGGtatgctttttttaatttgagatCTATCATTTCTGGGTTCacaataaaaatgcattaatttaaattgattaaaaaaatttactttatcttgtttaaaacTTCACCATTTTTAATTtacatagtattttttttttaacaacaacTTAATAagtatagatataaaaaatatactaaCTAAATCAACTTTAATTGATTTTACATAATAAATCTATAACTTCGGAAACTTAGGGTGTGGTTAGAGTTTCTTTTAAACTTCCAAAAATGGATTATGAAACAATTTTTTACAAGATAAAGtgtttgtaaaatatatatatatatatatatatatattttagtagtGAATTTTTTGTGTACCGACATCTTTATAGGTATAGGTGTGAAACCATATTAGTTGAGCCAATCTCaattaattttacataataaatCTATTACTTAGTTAACTGAGGTGTGGTTGAGTTTTTTTAAACTTCCAAAAATGGATTATGAaagaatttttcataaaataaagtgTTTGTAGATTATAATATATCctgtataattataatatgcATGGCACAGCAATGTcggcaaaaataataataataataataataatttaggagTTAATTTTAGTTAGAAGAGACGGTGTTTAATTAAAGTCAACAGTATATGAATGTGGAGATCAAGAAGTTTTAAGTTGACAAGCTACTaattatgataattaatattatttttatgcattacatcatataatattatatatatatatatatatatatatataggaagaatgtattaatttcttatagcatatatattatatataataaatgtgaTAGAAGACATTTCCACAATTCcagtttatatattataaattaaaaagagtGAGTGGGCCTGGAATTTTGCACTCCGTTGACACGAAGGTATGGGCTAAttacattttcataaaacaaaaataaatgaattttttttaactaaaaaaaaagttatatatgcatttgaaaatgaaaacaatttACTAATGTTTGGACCTTGGAAAGATAAAAGCTTCTTAGAAATAACAACTTCGGTACATAATAAGGGAGATATATACAAGacaatatagataaaaataaatttcataaaatccacaCTTTAAAATAACTTTCAtaatctattaaaataataaataaaccctTCAACTATAATTATGAATAACAAATTGCATCCTTTAAgctaattaaatactaaatattatttttatttttttaaacaaaatattatttttat includes:
- the LOC107411520 gene encoding CBL-interacting serine/threonine-protein kinase 11, which gives rise to MPEIERQLDSDNALFGKYELGKLLGCGAFAKVYHARNVLNGHSVAVKIINKKKIAGTSLMSNIKREISIMRRLRHPNIVKLYEVLASRTKIYFVMEFVKGGELFAKVAKGRFSEDLSRKYFRQLISAVGYCHARGVFHRDLKPENLLIDEKGNLKVSDFGLSAVTNQIRPDGLLHTLCGTPAYVAPEILSKKGYDGAKVDVWSCGVILFVLNAGYLPFNDPNLMAMYKKIYIGEYRCPKWTSPDLRRFLSRLLDTNPETRITVDEILRDPWFKKGGYKEPINFYDEDWELDKMDDKNDQEQKDIRNLNAFDIISFSSGLDLSGLFDDSYTASEDRNRFVTSEELERILEKVEELGKVEKLRVKKKKEWGLEMVSQNGSLVIGVEVYRLTQNLVVVEAKRKGGDAEAYKVMWNNKLKPLLSGLTGQEPGSSSTHQVSDSEN